The following coding sequences are from one Polynucleobacter sp. JS-JIR-II-50 window:
- the can gene encoding carbonate dehydratase has protein sequence MTMKNSQALEQLFANNRTWAESMVAKDADFFKRLVSQQAPEYLWIGCSDSRVPANDIVNLLPGELFVHRNVANVVVHTDLNCLSVIQFAIDLLKVKHILVVGHYGCSGVHAALTDKRVGLADNWLRHVKDVHQKHERYLGEAIPTPKRQDRLCELNVIEQVVNVCETTIVQDAWARGQDLTVHGWAYRLETGLVNDLGMSSSSIEEMAERYAKSVKRYESEQN, from the coding sequence ATGACGATGAAGAATTCTCAAGCGCTAGAGCAGCTATTTGCCAACAATCGCACCTGGGCCGAAAGCATGGTGGCAAAGGATGCCGATTTCTTTAAGCGCCTCGTTTCTCAGCAAGCTCCTGAATATCTGTGGATTGGCTGTTCTGATAGCCGAGTGCCGGCGAATGACATTGTGAACTTGCTTCCTGGCGAATTATTCGTTCACCGAAATGTTGCAAACGTAGTTGTTCATACTGATTTGAATTGCTTGTCTGTTATTCAATTTGCAATTGATTTACTAAAGGTAAAACACATATTAGTAGTAGGTCATTACGGTTGCTCTGGTGTTCATGCGGCGCTCACCGACAAGCGAGTTGGCTTAGCCGACAACTGGTTGCGTCACGTTAAGGATGTACATCAAAAACATGAGCGTTATTTAGGCGAAGCTATTCCAACCCCTAAGCGTCAAGATCGCCTTTGCGAACTCAATGTTATTGAGCAAGTGGTTAACGTATGCGAAACAACCATTGTGCAAGATGCTTGGGCACGCGGGCAAGATCTCACCGTTCATGGCTGGGCTTATCGCCTTGAAACTGGCCTAGTAAATGATTTGGGTATGTCGAGCAGCTCTATTGAAGAAATGGCAGAGCGCTATGCCAAATCCGTAAAGCGTTACGAATCAGAGCAAAACTAA
- the rodA gene encoding rod shape-determining protein RodA: MEKSPLIKVKGFFSSIFAGLDRQLGLILLGLAAVGFFTFLSASQNTPVQIADELRNLALSFLVMWVVSRIPPKWLEMGAVWIYGFGVALLIGVAAFGLIKKGARRWLNIGFVIQPSEIMKIAMPLMLAWYFQKREGIQKSWDYGVAAVILAIPVFLIARQPDLGTALLVFAAGLYVIILAGLPWKWILPFVGLGVIGILLIIIFGGTICAHDVVWPFVHDYQKHRICTLLDPTSDPLGKGFHTIQSMIAIGSGGFFGKGWFQGTQAHLEFIPEKHTDFVFAVFSEEFGLLGNLILIALFFALIKRGLAISASGPNLFTRLLGASVTLIFFTYAFVNIGMVSGLLPVVGVPLPFISYGGTALVTLGFGAGILMSIHRHRRLVQS, translated from the coding sequence ATGGAAAAGAGCCCCTTAATCAAAGTTAAAGGATTTTTCTCCAGCATCTTCGCTGGTTTAGACCGCCAGCTAGGCCTTATTCTGCTTGGCTTAGCGGCCGTTGGCTTTTTTACTTTTTTATCTGCAAGTCAAAACACTCCCGTACAAATTGCAGATGAATTACGTAATCTCGCACTCTCGTTTCTAGTGATGTGGGTCGTTTCACGTATTCCACCAAAATGGTTAGAGATGGGTGCAGTTTGGATTTATGGATTTGGTGTTGCCCTCTTAATCGGGGTGGCCGCATTCGGACTCATTAAAAAAGGTGCGCGTCGCTGGCTCAATATTGGATTTGTCATTCAGCCATCTGAGATCATGAAGATTGCGATGCCGCTCATGCTTGCTTGGTACTTTCAAAAGCGGGAAGGCATTCAAAAATCCTGGGACTATGGTGTTGCTGCCGTGATCTTAGCTATCCCGGTTTTTTTAATTGCACGCCAACCAGATCTGGGAACGGCGCTCCTCGTTTTTGCGGCAGGGCTATACGTCATCATTTTGGCAGGGCTGCCCTGGAAATGGATACTGCCATTTGTGGGCTTAGGTGTTATTGGTATTTTGTTAATTATTATTTTTGGCGGCACCATTTGCGCCCACGATGTAGTGTGGCCATTTGTTCACGACTATCAGAAGCATCGTATATGCACTCTGCTAGATCCGACTAGCGACCCCCTTGGCAAAGGCTTTCATACCATTCAATCGATGATCGCAATTGGCTCTGGCGGATTTTTTGGCAAAGGTTGGTTCCAAGGAACACAAGCACATCTAGAATTTATTCCAGAAAAACATACTGACTTTGTCTTTGCGGTGTTCTCGGAAGAGTTTGGTTTATTGGGAAACCTGATATTGATTGCCTTGTTCTTCGCGCTCATTAAAAGAGGTCTAGCAATCTCAGCTAGCGGGCCAAACTTGTTTACACGCCTTTTAGGCGCATCAGTGACTTTAATTTTCTTTACCTATGCATTTGTCAACATTGGCATGGTGAGCGGTCTCTTACCAGTAGTTGGTGTGCCACTTCCATTTATTAGCTATGGCGGTACTGCATTAGTGACGCTTGGATTTGGCGCAGGAATATTAATGAGCATCCATCGTCATCGTCGTTTAGTGCAAAGTTAA
- a CDS encoding HU family DNA-binding protein — protein sequence MNKAELIAAIADDAEISKAKAEFALNSAIDTIIKAVTKGDSVQLIGFGTFASGKRAARMGRNPKTGEPLKIAAAKTVKFSAGKAFKDSVNKRKK from the coding sequence TTGAACAAAGCCGAACTAATCGCAGCGATTGCTGACGACGCGGAGATTTCTAAAGCCAAAGCTGAATTCGCATTGAATTCTGCAATCGACACAATCATCAAAGCTGTTACTAAAGGTGACTCAGTACAACTGATCGGCTTTGGTACTTTTGCTTCTGGCAAGCGTGCTGCACGTATGGGTCGTAACCCAAAAACTGGTGAGCCACTCAAAATTGCTGCTGCAAAAACTGTTAAGTTTTCTGCTGGTAAAGCATTTAAAGATTCAGTTAACAAGCGTAAGAAGTAA
- the mreD gene encoding rod shape-determining protein MreD, with product MIDFQSGYILRPVNPVFIYFSLFCALLLNLLPIGNYGWVPDWLILCIVFWNIHQHRYVSVITAFILGLMMDVHNSDLLGLHAFSYSLVAYLAISWHRRIVALTVLSQALHLLPIFLLVSLFPVLAHWLLSGELYWWALTGAIQALIEAMLWPIATRILLAPQRRPIDVDHNRPL from the coding sequence ATGATCGATTTCCAGAGCGGCTACATTCTGCGCCCGGTAAATCCGGTCTTTATTTATTTCAGCCTATTTTGTGCGCTGCTATTAAACCTATTGCCCATTGGCAATTACGGCTGGGTTCCGGACTGGTTAATTCTGTGCATTGTGTTTTGGAACATTCATCAGCACCGTTATGTCAGCGTCATCACTGCATTCATTTTGGGCTTGATGATGGATGTGCATAATTCGGATTTATTAGGATTGCATGCATTTAGTTATTCTCTAGTTGCCTATCTTGCAATCTCATGGCATAGGCGTATCGTGGCCCTTACCGTTCTCTCGCAAGCCCTGCACCTGCTTCCTATTTTCTTATTGGTATCGCTATTTCCTGTGCTGGCACACTGGCTGCTCAGCGGTGAACTCTATTGGTGGGCTTTAACTGGCGCAATCCAGGCTTTGATTGAAGCGATGCTTTGGCCTATAGCCACCCGCATCTTGCTTGCGCCGCAACGTCGCCCTATAGATGTTGATCACAATCGACCCCTCTAA
- the mreC gene encoding rod shape-determining protein MreC, with the protein MQHSAPPLFRQGIPALLKLIVCLSISIALMLIDFRFKALDPIRNNVNWILRPLEYVMMAPRNAFEATSEYFTTRSTLDQENQVMKVRQAELSLLANQSEFLMVENQNLRELMTLQKQVPFKTLPVEILFNPPNPISQRIVINRGSNNGLKLGNPIANDSGILGQVVRLYERSAEVSLLEDRDFAVPVQVARNGLRAAVFGAGRGNPLELRYLPVASDLEVGDILLTSGIDGVYPPGFAVAVISKIERNVDKNSSNVFCVPVAAVNRYRQALALLYDPQIDAKAATVNNKSASGAPLSNTPGRRQTRARGMQ; encoded by the coding sequence TTGCAACATAGCGCTCCACCACTTTTCAGACAGGGCATTCCGGCCTTACTTAAACTGATTGTCTGTCTGTCGATCAGCATCGCTCTGATGCTGATCGATTTTCGTTTCAAAGCACTCGACCCCATTCGCAATAACGTCAATTGGATTTTGCGTCCACTTGAATACGTCATGATGGCACCGCGCAATGCATTCGAAGCAACATCTGAATACTTCACAACCAGATCAACTCTTGATCAAGAAAACCAAGTAATGAAAGTACGTCAAGCAGAGCTTTCTTTGCTGGCAAATCAATCTGAGTTTTTGATGGTGGAAAACCAAAACCTGCGCGAGCTCATGACATTGCAAAAACAGGTTCCGTTCAAAACATTGCCGGTAGAAATTCTGTTTAACCCACCCAATCCAATTTCACAGCGCATCGTAATCAATCGCGGCAGTAACAATGGCCTGAAGCTCGGCAACCCGATTGCCAATGATTCGGGCATTTTGGGTCAGGTGGTCCGTCTCTACGAACGCTCTGCCGAGGTTTCCCTGCTAGAAGACCGTGATTTTGCGGTTCCAGTTCAAGTGGCCCGCAACGGCCTTCGTGCAGCTGTATTTGGCGCGGGGCGCGGCAATCCACTGGAACTTCGCTATTTACCGGTAGCCAGCGATTTGGAAGTTGGCGATATTTTGCTGACCTCAGGCATTGATGGTGTTTACCCCCCAGGATTCGCAGTAGCAGTGATTAGCAAAATTGAGCGCAATGTCGACAAGAACTCTTCCAACGTATTTTGTGTTCCTGTTGCAGCAGTAAATCGCTATCGTCAAGCGCTTGCACTTTTGTATGATCCGCAGATCGACGCTAAGGCAGCCACTGTTAACAACAAATCGGCTTCTGGTGCGCCACTAAGCAATACGCCTGGCAGGCGCCAAACTCGGGCGCGAGGAATGCAATGA
- a CDS encoding aspartyl/asparaginyl beta-hydroxylase domain-containing protein, which translates to MRHIIFFVFIASAVYVYFRGKVRFGVVRSLTDYQVLLAPVNALLYLFSKVKPGAFIPVSQFPEMQPIQDNWEMIRQEALSLQEGGSIAAATGYNDIGFNSFFRTGWKRFHLCWYGKEVPSAQAGCPKTVALLKSIPSVKAAMFASLPPGATLVRHRDPYAGSLRYHIGLTTPNDPKCFIDVDGERYFWKDGEAVMFDETYIHFAANETDQQRIILFCDVERPVHTKAVALFNRWFGRYVMSAASSQNVEGEKIGFVNILFTYFYHLRAQAKKLKAKHRSVYYVGKWVLILGILWAIFW; encoded by the coding sequence ATTCGTCACATTATTTTTTTTGTATTTATAGCATCGGCTGTTTACGTCTATTTCAGAGGAAAAGTTCGTTTTGGGGTCGTTAGATCCCTGACCGACTATCAAGTGCTTTTGGCGCCCGTAAATGCACTTTTGTATTTATTTTCAAAAGTAAAACCTGGCGCCTTTATTCCGGTAAGTCAATTTCCTGAAATGCAACCCATCCAAGATAACTGGGAAATGATTCGGCAAGAAGCACTTTCACTGCAGGAAGGCGGCTCTATTGCTGCGGCAACTGGATACAACGATATTGGCTTTAACTCCTTCTTTCGCACTGGGTGGAAGCGTTTTCATCTCTGCTGGTACGGAAAAGAGGTGCCCTCAGCCCAAGCAGGATGCCCCAAAACGGTTGCACTGCTTAAATCAATCCCTTCGGTCAAGGCTGCCATGTTCGCCTCTCTGCCTCCTGGAGCAACGCTGGTGCGCCATCGTGACCCCTACGCAGGCTCCTTGCGCTATCACATTGGCCTAACTACTCCCAACGACCCGAAATGTTTTATTGATGTGGATGGAGAGCGTTATTTCTGGAAAGATGGTGAAGCAGTGATGTTTGATGAAACTTACATTCACTTCGCCGCCAATGAAACAGATCAGCAAAGAATCATCTTATTTTGCGATGTCGAACGCCCAGTTCACACAAAGGCAGTTGCGCTATTCAATCGCTGGTTTGGACGCTATGTTATGAGCGCCGCATCATCCCAAAATGTTGAAGGTGAAAAAATAGGTTTCGTAAATATTTTGTTCACCTATTTCTACCATCTCCGCGCGCAAGCAAAAAAGCTTAAAGCAAAACATCGCTCCGTTTATTACGTGGGTAAGTGGGTGCTTATTTTGGGAATCTTGTGGGCAATTTTTTGGTAA
- a CDS encoding protein kinase: protein MSINTDIEAVDDIFQEGKVVDGFVLGKEVHRGGMASLFSATKEGIDVPILLKIPRVGRDQPVESLIGFETELTILRSLKSPYVPQYLGSGNMATRPYIAMERVDGRPLEDYIKEGKVFTIDDVVRIGADLAQAVQSLHSQDAIHLDVKPENVLIDEKGKLTLIDFGLSHHARYPDLLAEEMRKGIGSAPYISPEQVAGIRSDSRSDIFSIGVIMYELLTGELPFGNPQTMSGLRKRMWAEPFPPRAIRREIPRWLQEVVLRCLEPRAADRYQSAARLRQVLRDPEGVTLTERADRVEPPSFWENLKGMFKAAGYEPSPSPRPSMGNLDAPLMIAAIDTRQSDEALRERMQLTAKNLLQAYPESRLICLSTIASTPTYEGNHESQTASGIVRGHLVQLMEWAKPLKLPPERISYHVLEALDPASRIVEFAKDNDASLILIGASHKLPNKVTPWRTSMTKIVEEAPCSVHIVRT from the coding sequence ATGTCCATCAATACCGATATTGAAGCAGTAGACGATATATTTCAAGAAGGCAAAGTAGTAGATGGATTTGTTTTAGGCAAGGAAGTTCACCGCGGCGGAATGGCTAGCCTTTTTTCAGCAACTAAAGAGGGAATAGATGTTCCTATTTTGCTGAAGATACCGCGTGTTGGTAGAGATCAACCAGTGGAGAGTTTGATCGGCTTTGAAACTGAACTCACTATCTTGCGCTCCCTAAAAAGTCCTTACGTTCCTCAATATTTAGGTTCGGGCAATATGGCCACGCGCCCTTATATTGCAATGGAAAGGGTTGACGGCCGCCCATTAGAGGACTACATAAAAGAAGGCAAAGTATTTACGATTGATGACGTCGTACGTATTGGCGCAGATTTAGCGCAAGCTGTTCAATCACTGCACTCACAAGATGCCATTCACCTAGATGTAAAGCCTGAAAATGTTTTGATTGATGAGAAGGGCAAGTTAACACTCATTGATTTTGGTTTGTCGCACCACGCTCGATACCCAGACTTGCTTGCAGAAGAGATGCGCAAAGGTATCGGCTCTGCACCTTATATCTCTCCTGAACAAGTAGCCGGCATTCGCTCTGATTCGCGCAGCGATATTTTTTCTATTGGCGTGATCATGTACGAGCTGCTGACTGGCGAGCTGCCATTTGGTAACCCTCAAACAATGAGCGGCTTGCGGAAAAGGATGTGGGCAGAACCCTTTCCGCCACGCGCCATTCGCAGAGAAATTCCTCGCTGGTTACAAGAGGTGGTGCTGAGATGTCTAGAGCCTCGCGCTGCAGATCGCTATCAAAGCGCTGCGCGTTTACGTCAAGTATTGCGAGACCCTGAGGGCGTTACGCTAACCGAACGCGCCGACCGCGTTGAGCCGCCTAGCTTTTGGGAAAACCTCAAAGGAATGTTCAAAGCGGCTGGTTACGAGCCCTCTCCTAGCCCTCGGCCCAGCATGGGCAACCTTGATGCGCCCCTCATGATTGCCGCAATAGATACACGTCAATCCGATGAAGCTCTGCGTGAGCGTATGCAACTCACAGCAAAGAATTTATTGCAGGCTTATCCTGAAAGTCGCCTAATTTGCCTAAGCACGATTGCCAGCACGCCAACGTATGAAGGCAATCACGAAAGTCAAACTGCTAGCGGTATCGTGCGTGGCCACTTAGTACAGCTGATGGAGTGGGCTAAACCACTCAAATTACCACCCGAAAGAATTTCTTATCACGTACTTGAGGCGCTTGATCCTGCGTCGCGAATCGTTGAATTTGCCAAAGACAATGATGCATCCCTCATTTTGATCGGAGCATCACATAAGTTGCCTAATAAGGTGACGCCTTGGAGAACCTCAATGACCAAAATCGTCGAAGAGGCTCCCTGTAGCGTTCACATTGTGCGCACTTAA
- a CDS encoding metallophosphoesterase, which yields MTERIGLFADLHSNLEAFDACMARAEELGVTRMVFLGDLVGYNADPVALLERVAALVENKKAIAILGNHDEAVFKDSRNQMNASANAAIEWTKSQLNNGHIEFLKNLPLMVQEERICFVHASAYNPAEWNYITDSMSAWRCVQSSGKNYTFVGHAHEQALFYQSAVGKLIRFAPHPGDEIPVLPHRQWVGVVGSLGQPRDGNPEACFAVFEPASEALTFHRTPYDHYTAAEKVRRAGLPEDLANRLITGK from the coding sequence ATGACTGAACGTATTGGGCTATTTGCCGATCTCCACAGCAATTTAGAAGCTTTTGATGCCTGCATGGCTCGCGCCGAGGAACTTGGCGTTACTCGCATGGTGTTTCTAGGTGACCTCGTGGGCTATAACGCCGATCCCGTCGCACTGCTTGAACGCGTTGCCGCGCTCGTAGAAAACAAAAAAGCGATTGCCATTCTCGGCAATCATGATGAGGCCGTTTTTAAAGATAGCCGCAATCAAATGAACGCTAGTGCCAATGCTGCCATTGAGTGGACAAAATCTCAACTAAACAATGGCCATATAGAGTTCCTTAAAAATCTTCCGCTGATGGTTCAAGAAGAGCGGATTTGTTTTGTGCATGCCTCTGCTTACAATCCGGCCGAGTGGAATTACATCACCGACAGCATGAGTGCATGGCGTTGCGTGCAAAGCTCTGGGAAAAATTACACTTTTGTTGGTCATGCACATGAGCAAGCGCTTTTTTATCAAAGCGCTGTTGGGAAACTCATTCGATTTGCACCACACCCCGGCGATGAAATTCCTGTGCTACCTCATCGCCAATGGGTCGGCGTTGTGGGCTCGCTTGGTCAACCCAGAGATGGCAATCCAGAAGCCTGCTTTGCCGTTTTTGAGCCCGCATCAGAAGCATTGACATTTCATCGCACACCCTACGACCACTACACTGCTGCAGAGAAAGTACGTCGCGCCGGCCTGCCAGAAGATCTGGCAAACCGCCTCATCACTGGCAAATAA
- the mrdA gene encoding penicillin-binding protein 2: MVSFKKPNLDSFQERIHIATLFVTFCFLLLITRLVWLQLVSHGKYALLAESNRIALVPAPANRGLIIDRNGIVIGRNYSALTLDVNAEEVKGNVDQLINDLSEIVAISPRDRRNFKRSLEDSRNMGTFPLRSMLNETETARFMANRYRFPGVEIRARSFREYPYNELASHLIGYIGRVSQRDKERMQTEIEGAKADDPDALQASFLPGIQYVGKIGLEQSYETVLRGVPGYDQVEITAGGKPVRTLSSSPSVPGKNVVLSVDIKLQYLVEQLYGNFRGAFVAIEPETGDVLAFVSKPNFNPNDFVEGIDSVTWKELNDSPQKPLYNRPLKGIYPPGSTYKPFMALAALENKKRTPSQTISDPGYFDFGNHTFRDDKKGGHGIVDMQKSIVESCDTYYYMLARDMGVNMIADFMKPLGFGQITGIDLQGEARGVLPSTEWKKNTFKKPEQQKWYEGETISLGIGQGYNAFTILQLAHAMANVANNGIVMKPHLVKAIEDPFTRNRVLTTPKESYRIDLNAENIEVIKKAMVEVNNSGTSAAAFKGTGYQVGGKTGTAQVFSLNSKDYKHGSTAEFLRDHALYIAFAPADKPTIVIAMVVENAGFGAQYAAPIARQALDYYIEGKWPKEVPEWKRAP; the protein is encoded by the coding sequence ATGGTTTCTTTTAAAAAACCGAATCTCGACTCTTTTCAAGAGCGCATTCATATTGCGACTCTATTTGTCACGTTTTGCTTTTTACTACTCATCACCCGTCTTGTATGGCTACAACTAGTAAGCCACGGAAAATACGCACTTCTGGCTGAAAGCAATCGCATTGCCTTGGTTCCAGCGCCGGCAAATCGCGGGCTCATTATTGATCGCAATGGCATCGTTATTGGTCGAAATTATTCCGCCCTAACCTTGGATGTGAATGCCGAAGAAGTCAAAGGGAATGTAGATCAACTCATCAACGATCTTTCTGAAATCGTTGCTATTTCGCCTCGGGATCGTCGCAATTTCAAGCGCTCCCTGGAGGATTCTCGCAATATGGGCACTTTTCCCCTGCGTTCCATGCTCAACGAGACCGAAACTGCCCGGTTTATGGCAAATCGCTATCGCTTTCCTGGGGTAGAAATCCGAGCCAGAAGCTTTCGGGAGTATCCATACAACGAATTAGCCTCCCACCTAATTGGCTATATTGGCCGAGTTTCACAGCGCGACAAAGAGCGCATGCAGACTGAAATTGAGGGCGCCAAGGCCGATGATCCCGATGCTTTGCAGGCTTCTTTTTTACCTGGCATTCAGTACGTAGGCAAGATTGGTTTAGAGCAAAGTTATGAAACGGTATTGCGTGGCGTGCCTGGTTACGATCAAGTAGAAATTACTGCGGGCGGCAAACCAGTGCGCACACTTTCTAGCTCTCCTTCGGTTCCCGGCAAAAATGTAGTTCTCTCAGTTGATATCAAGCTTCAATATTTAGTTGAGCAACTGTATGGAAATTTCCGCGGTGCATTTGTGGCGATTGAACCGGAGACGGGTGACGTATTGGCTTTTGTCTCTAAGCCCAACTTCAATCCGAATGATTTTGTGGAAGGCATTGATTCAGTGACTTGGAAAGAGTTAAATGACTCACCACAGAAGCCACTCTATAACCGCCCACTAAAAGGCATCTATCCACCGGGATCAACATACAAACCTTTTATGGCATTGGCGGCCTTAGAAAATAAAAAGCGCACGCCATCACAAACTATTTCGGATCCTGGTTACTTTGATTTTGGTAACCACACCTTCCGGGATGATAAAAAAGGTGGTCACGGAATTGTCGATATGCAAAAGTCGATTGTTGAATCTTGTGACACTTATTACTACATGCTTGCCCGAGACATGGGCGTAAACATGATTGCCGATTTTATGAAGCCATTAGGCTTTGGTCAAATTACTGGCATCGATTTACAAGGCGAAGCAAGAGGTGTTTTGCCATCCACCGAATGGAAGAAAAATACTTTCAAAAAACCTGAGCAGCAAAAGTGGTACGAGGGTGAAACTATTTCCCTGGGTATTGGACAGGGTTACAACGCTTTCACAATTTTGCAGTTAGCCCATGCCATGGCAAATGTAGCCAATAACGGTATTGTGATGAAGCCTCACTTAGTCAAAGCTATTGAAGATCCATTTACTCGCAACAGAGTGCTGACAACCCCCAAAGAAAGTTATCGCATCGATCTCAATGCTGAGAATATTGAAGTGATCAAGAAGGCTATGGTCGAGGTTAATAACTCTGGCACATCTGCCGCAGCATTTAAGGGCACTGGATATCAAGTGGGCGGAAAAACCGGAACTGCGCAAGTATTTAGCTTGAACTCCAAAGATTACAAACATGGATCTACAGCAGAATTTTTGCGCGACCATGCCTTGTATATCGCCTTTGCTCCAGCGGATAAACCAACCATTGTGATTGCGATGGTTGTAGAGAACGCAGGCTTCGGCGCACAGTATGCTGCTCCGATTGCGCGTCAAGCATTGGACTACTACATTGAGGGCAAGTGGCCCAAGGAGGTTCCGGAATGGAAAAGAGCCCCTTAA
- a CDS encoding DUF167 domain-containing protein translates to MTKVVGLHDGCLKISLQAPALENKANELLLAWLSKQLRVPQKQIQFVSGQNSRKKRVEIWGPISPEQITQLLSP, encoded by the coding sequence GTGACCAAGGTCGTTGGCCTGCATGATGGGTGTTTAAAGATTTCTTTACAGGCGCCTGCCCTGGAAAATAAGGCTAATGAGCTCTTATTGGCTTGGCTTTCTAAGCAATTAAGGGTGCCTCAAAAACAAATTCAATTCGTTTCTGGTCAAAATAGCCGCAAGAAACGAGTGGAAATTTGGGGGCCTATCAGTCCTGAGCAAATTACGCAGTTGTTAAGTCCATGA
- a CDS encoding lipid A biosynthesis acyltransferase, translated as MLKSFSNQVVVALLKLLALLPYKLLVALGYGLGYIAARIPSDRNRVVKTNLHLCFPKLSPAEINDLAKEHWRLLGRSLVEKSIIWCGSSKQLSNMIEVKSAVDLSSKKPRILVNMHFTGIEGSIILSALSKTKHWPRTSGFFQRMKNPFFNKRIVEWRNRFGGNSIDRQGNAKAIIREIRNGDFIIIAPDLDLGLKDSEFVPFFGIQTNTITTISRLAKITGADVCLMTTTLKADESGYLCEIGKPLENFPGADPKSDTARLNQYFEEEIRLRPAEYYWVHKRFKNRPDNGPSPYNPSI; from the coding sequence TTGCTGAAGTCTTTTTCCAATCAAGTAGTCGTTGCTCTACTCAAGCTACTTGCACTCTTGCCATACAAGCTTCTGGTTGCGCTGGGCTACGGCCTTGGATATATTGCGGCTCGTATTCCAAGCGATAGAAATCGAGTCGTCAAAACAAATCTCCATTTATGCTTTCCAAAATTAAGTCCGGCTGAAATCAACGATCTTGCCAAAGAGCATTGGCGATTGCTTGGACGTAGTCTGGTAGAGAAAAGCATTATCTGGTGTGGCAGCTCCAAACAACTAAGCAATATGATTGAGGTGAAATCAGCAGTTGATCTTTCCAGCAAAAAACCACGCATCTTAGTAAACATGCATTTCACGGGGATTGAGGGCAGCATTATTTTGAGTGCACTCTCCAAAACAAAACATTGGCCGCGTACCTCAGGATTTTTTCAGAGAATGAAGAATCCCTTTTTTAATAAGCGAATTGTCGAATGGCGCAATCGTTTTGGCGGGAATTCAATTGATCGCCAAGGCAATGCAAAGGCGATCATCCGAGAAATTCGCAATGGAGACTTCATCATCATTGCGCCGGATCTTGATTTGGGTCTCAAGGATTCTGAATTTGTACCATTTTTTGGAATCCAAACAAACACCATTACCACCATTTCTCGCTTAGCAAAAATTACTGGTGCTGACGTATGCTTAATGACCACCACATTAAAAGCAGATGAATCAGGTTACCTTTGCGAAATTGGGAAGCCTTTAGAGAATTTTCCCGGGGCAGACCCCAAGTCTGATACCGCACGCCTTAATCAATACTTTGAGGAAGAAATTCGACTTAGGCCGGCCGAATACTACTGGGTTCATAAGCGCTTTAAAAATCGCCCAGATAATGGTCCGAGCCCCTATAACCCTTCTATCTAG